A portion of the Paenibacillus hamazuiensis genome contains these proteins:
- a CDS encoding DMT family transporter: protein MWLLYASASAVCFGLRGILYQWTSKKPIDRNMLLLGVYVSGTLVALIANGFIRQPWTTGAWIGILMGLFSFASNASMYKGFAVGKASLVAILTALPPVVVVGIAFLLWGEKLNAWQTFSFAVIVAGILMVRYSNDISLKNLQGAHWGILAMLMFGFTDLASKQSTLLGGQTLPTLTVMYATGSLLFLLSGAAARMRERQRGTRHASDAKARAETAAGREAVASKTAPETLTPVPAPQWPLVRTLLWGMVVGLTNISGMMLVLPAFRLGVTGLVSAVIAANVLLILLYARFVLKEKFSRLEIGGMVLAIAGILILRVTG from the coding sequence ATGTGGTTACTTTACGCATCGGCATCGGCGGTCTGCTTTGGCCTCCGAGGCATTTTATACCAGTGGACGTCGAAAAAACCGATCGATCGCAACATGCTGCTTTTAGGGGTATATGTATCGGGCACGCTGGTTGCGCTCATCGCAAACGGTTTTATCCGCCAGCCCTGGACCACGGGCGCCTGGATCGGCATCTTGATGGGGCTGTTTTCGTTTGCCTCCAACGCCTCGATGTATAAAGGCTTTGCCGTCGGCAAAGCCTCACTTGTTGCGATATTGACCGCGCTTCCTCCGGTTGTCGTGGTCGGTATCGCCTTTTTGCTGTGGGGAGAAAAATTGAATGCGTGGCAGACGTTCTCCTTCGCGGTGATCGTCGCCGGCATCTTGATGGTAAGGTATTCGAACGACATTTCGCTGAAAAATTTGCAAGGCGCGCATTGGGGCATCCTCGCGATGCTCATGTTCGGTTTCACCGACTTGGCGTCCAAACAATCGACGCTGCTTGGCGGACAAACGCTGCCGACGCTGACGGTCATGTATGCGACCGGATCGCTATTGTTTCTGCTGTCGGGCGCGGCCGCGCGGATGCGGGAGCGCCAACGAGGCACACGACATGCTTCCGATGCTAAAGCACGGGCCGAAACGGCAGCGGGCCGTGAAGCCGTCGCTTCAAAAACCGCCCCGGAAACACTGACTCCGGTACCGGCGCCGCAATGGCCCCTTGTGCGCACGCTGCTGTGGGGAATGGTCGTCGGACTGACCAACATTTCCGGCATGATGCTCGTGCTTCCCGCCTTCCGTCTCGGGGTGACCGGCCTTGTTTCGGCCGTGATTGCCGCCAATGTGCTGCTTATTTTGCTGTACGCGCGCTTCGTGCTGAAAGAAAAATTCAGCCGCCTCGAAATCGGCGGCATGGTGCTCGCCATCGCCGGCATACTGATATTACGGGTAACCGGCTAG
- a CDS encoding glucose 1-dehydrogenase, with translation MSNEHVQMSPKVAIITGGAQGIGRAVALRFASSGYKVSVADVDKEAGLELVKLIGKAGGEAMFLKVDVAEQQEVERWIRVTVQELGRIDVLVNNAGIGKNGPVLELPLEAFDRVIGVNLRGTFICSQLAAREMRKLGKGAIVNIASTRALMSEPNTEAYSASKGGILALTHAMAVSLGGFGIRVNAISPGWIETGDWQKSSRASVPVHSERDKLQHPVGRVGKPDDIAAACLYLAEDSASFITGQNLVIDGGMTVKMIYE, from the coding sequence ATGAGCAACGAACACGTGCAAATGTCGCCCAAAGTCGCGATTATAACCGGCGGCGCTCAAGGGATCGGAAGAGCCGTCGCGCTGCGGTTCGCATCCTCCGGCTACAAAGTATCCGTCGCCGATGTCGATAAAGAGGCCGGACTGGAGCTGGTGAAGCTTATAGGCAAGGCCGGCGGTGAAGCGATGTTCCTGAAGGTCGACGTTGCCGAGCAGCAGGAAGTGGAGCGCTGGATTCGGGTTACCGTGCAGGAGCTCGGACGCATCGACGTGTTGGTCAACAACGCCGGAATCGGCAAAAACGGCCCCGTGCTCGAGCTGCCGCTCGAGGCGTTTGATAGGGTTATCGGCGTCAACCTGCGAGGCACGTTCATCTGCTCCCAGCTCGCCGCCCGGGAAATGCGCAAGCTCGGCAAAGGGGCGATCGTCAACATCGCTTCAACGAGAGCGCTTATGTCCGAGCCGAATACGGAAGCTTATTCCGCTTCGAAAGGCGGAATTTTGGCGCTCACTCACGCGATGGCGGTAAGCTTGGGGGGGTTCGGCATACGAGTTAACGCGATCAGCCCCGGCTGGATAGAAACAGGCGACTGGCAAAAATCTTCGAGAGCGTCCGTACCGGTTCACAGCGAGCGCGATAAGCTGCAGCACCCTGTCGGGAGAGTCGGCAAACCGGACGATATTGCCGCGGCGTGTCTTTATTTGGCCGAGGACAGCGCTTCGTTCATCACCGGGCAAAATCTCGTCATCGACGGTGGCATGACCGTGAAAATGATTTATGAATGA
- a CDS encoding DedA family protein — MIAQYGYVALFGLLALGIVGLPVPDEILMTTVGSLASMGVLSYSMSFVVCYLGAMTGMIVSYTLGRKVGKPVLYRVGKWVKLSPSRLEKAEGWFHKYGLWTVAFGYYVPGVRHFTCYLAGVSGVGFWRYLLYAGTGALIWVFSFLTLGHLIGENAPALLNLIHKYMGISIAVLLVILGIVVYWYIRRRKKAVS; from the coding sequence ATGATCGCGCAATACGGATATGTCGCTCTATTCGGGCTGCTCGCGCTGGGAATTGTCGGTTTACCGGTGCCCGACGAGATTTTGATGACGACCGTGGGGTCGTTAGCCTCGATGGGGGTTCTTTCCTATTCCATGTCATTTGTCGTATGTTATCTCGGAGCGATGACCGGAATGATCGTCAGCTACACGCTCGGCCGAAAAGTGGGGAAGCCGGTGCTTTACCGTGTTGGCAAATGGGTGAAGCTCTCACCGAGCCGCCTGGAGAAAGCGGAGGGCTGGTTTCATAAATACGGTCTGTGGACCGTCGCTTTCGGATATTACGTGCCGGGGGTTCGCCATTTCACCTGTTATTTGGCGGGAGTCAGCGGCGTCGGCTTTTGGCGTTATTTGCTTTATGCCGGAACAGGGGCGCTGATCTGGGTGTTCAGCTTTTTGACACTCGGTCACCTGATCGGGGAAAACGCGCCGGCCCTGCTGAACTTGATCCATAAATATATGGGCATAAGCATTGCCGTTTTGCTTGTTATACTGGGCATCGTCGTTTATTGGTACATTCGCCGTAGAAAAAAAGCGGTCTCGTAA
- a CDS encoding DUF4309 domain-containing protein — translation MNYKYRFISVAAIPFILMMLITGCKQTESAERAAGAVNTPEPITVVPAHQDITPAVQAPSAVNAAQLAGQPEEAHPGDKVTLSSAEQSGAAQEKTAEPNKPASSPAPTPKPKVEVQESYSQAKPSLMGLTMKTSPETVIAKFGEPKEQFTMDDDTDPLTVFDYTDFTVGFNKQKQLQFVDVRSAEVDPGLNGLTLGQTVEDAYNALGKPDSNTSYVLSYKSEGTVLKLDVDPKSGQITSIKLFSGK, via the coding sequence GTGAATTATAAATATCGTTTCATTTCGGTAGCCGCTATTCCTTTCATCCTTATGATGCTCATCACCGGGTGCAAACAAACGGAATCGGCGGAACGGGCTGCGGGAGCCGTAAATACACCCGAGCCGATAACCGTCGTCCCGGCCCATCAAGATATAACGCCTGCAGTTCAGGCACCTTCTGCGGTTAATGCGGCGCAGCTTGCCGGCCAACCGGAGGAAGCCCATCCCGGAGACAAGGTGACGTTGTCGAGTGCAGAGCAAAGCGGAGCCGCACAGGAGAAGACGGCGGAGCCTAACAAACCGGCTTCCTCCCCAGCACCCACTCCCAAGCCGAAGGTGGAGGTACAGGAATCGTACAGCCAAGCCAAGCCGTCGCTGATGGGCCTTACGATGAAAACTTCTCCCGAGACGGTCATCGCCAAATTCGGCGAGCCGAAGGAGCAATTTACGATGGATGACGATACCGACCCGCTTACGGTGTTCGATTACACCGATTTTACGGTCGGCTTTAATAAACAAAAGCAGCTTCAGTTCGTCGACGTGCGCAGCGCGGAAGTCGACCCCGGACTGAACGGTCTCACGCTCGGCCAAACCGTAGAAGACGCCTACAATGCGTTAGGCAAGCCGGATTCCAACACAAGTTACGTGTTATCGTACAAATCGGAAGGCACGGTGCTCAAGCTGGATGTCGACCCCAAGTCGGGACAAATCACTTCGATCAAGCTGTTCTCCGGCAAATAA
- a CDS encoding xanthine phosphoribosyltransferase encodes MDLLKKKILEVGVLLSKDVIKLDAILNHQVDPELTMEMGKAFASRFGEAGIDKVITIESSGIPIAFATALQLKVPLVFARRKKTLTTDEENWSERVPSFTKGIVTDIVVSKEFLKEGERVLIIDDMIANGDAARGLIRVIRRAGAVVAGMGIAVEKSFQSGGRSIREAGIEVESLVKIASMENGQIMFE; translated from the coding sequence ATGGACTTATTGAAGAAAAAAATATTGGAAGTCGGCGTCCTGTTGTCCAAGGACGTGATCAAGCTTGATGCGATCCTGAATCACCAGGTCGATCCGGAGCTGACGATGGAGATGGGCAAAGCATTTGCCTCCCGGTTCGGGGAGGCCGGAATCGATAAAGTGATTACGATTGAGTCGTCGGGTATTCCGATCGCATTCGCAACCGCACTTCAGCTGAAGGTGCCGCTCGTATTTGCGCGCCGCAAAAAGACGCTGACAACCGACGAGGAAAACTGGAGCGAGCGCGTTCCTTCTTTTACCAAAGGGATCGTAACCGATATCGTGGTATCCAAGGAGTTTTTGAAAGAGGGAGAACGGGTATTGATCATTGACGATATGATTGCCAACGGGGATGCGGCAAGAGGATTAATTCGCGTCATTCGCCGGGCCGGGGCAGTCGTAGCCGGGATGGGCATCGCTGTGGAAAAGTCGTTCCAATCCGGCGGTCGCTCCATTCGCGAGGCAGGCATTGAAGTGGAGTCCCTCGTTAAAATCGCCTCGATGGAGAACGGGCAAATCATGTTCGAATAA
- a CDS encoding DUF3862 domain-containing protein, translated as MRKWAILLTAAMLMIGAGCSAAPKQQQQQQEVTITKAEFDSINPDASYEDVQKAVGGPGQIVSETGDKNLPDYTVTYQYKGDKPNSSAKITFRGNKMISKSQSNLE; from the coding sequence ATGCGCAAGTGGGCTATTTTGTTGACTGCCGCCATGCTGATGATCGGTGCCGGTTGCTCTGCAGCTCCAAAGCAGCAGCAGCAACAACAGGAAGTAACGATTACGAAAGCGGAATTCGACAGCATTAACCCGGATGCTTCGTACGAGGACGTGCAAAAGGCTGTCGGAGGTCCGGGGCAGATTGTTTCCGAAACCGGCGATAAAAATCTCCCCGATTATACCGTTACCTATCAGTATAAAGGCGATAAGCCGAATTCATCGGCAAAGATTACTTTCCGCGGCAACAAAATGATCAGCAAATCGCAATCCAATCTCGAATAA
- a CDS encoding heavy metal translocating P-type ATPase, producing the protein MKSSSIGAADGLAHEQASIYPSTARKQAYIWMERYGEGIAALASGVLLAAAWGIGHASHGWSVAVYVLAFVVGGFVKAKEGLHTLVAERDLDVNLLMIVAAIGAASIGYWTEGAMLIFIFSVSGALESYTMDRSRRDISSLMDLKPETATLYRDGVETVVAIEQIEVGDVVLVKPGERIPADGTVKEGTSAVNQASITGESVPVDKTAGDDVFAGTLNGQGALFVEVTQSSESTLFAKIIRLVQEAQSEKPASQMFIERFERIYARTIIMMTLLLILIPPLLFDWTWKDALYKAMVFLVVASPCALVASIMPAMLSAISNSARKGLLFKGGAHLENLARVKVVAFDKTGTLTNGRPEVTDLIACGGMTETEMLQAAASIESLSEHPLAKAIVLKAKEQGIPLERPTEFQALTGWGVQAEWRGESWKIGKPTLLGGGMMTGELESVIRRLEQQGKTVTVLHNSHNVVGVIALQDGIREQAKRAIAEIKKLGVEVAMLTGDQKRTAQTIAQEAGIGLVYAELLPEDKVNHIKELKRTYGQVAMVGDGINDTPALAMATVGIAMGGAGSDAALETADLVLMNDGIENIAAAIALGKRTIKIVKQNMVIAVSVIACLIAANFITGIALPLGVIGHEGSTILVILNGLRLLRG; encoded by the coding sequence ATGAAATCATCTTCTATCGGCGCTGCAGACGGTCTAGCGCATGAGCAGGCTTCTATTTATCCTTCTACCGCCAGGAAACAAGCATATATTTGGATGGAACGGTACGGCGAGGGCATCGCCGCTTTGGCAAGCGGAGTTTTGCTTGCTGCGGCCTGGGGGATTGGCCATGCTTCCCATGGATGGTCCGTCGCCGTTTACGTGCTTGCCTTTGTGGTCGGCGGATTTGTGAAAGCGAAGGAAGGCCTGCATACGCTCGTTGCGGAACGCGATCTCGACGTTAATTTGCTGATGATAGTGGCGGCTATCGGCGCTGCCAGTATCGGTTATTGGACGGAAGGCGCCATGCTGATTTTCATTTTTTCAGTCAGCGGAGCTTTGGAAAGTTATACGATGGATCGCAGCCGGCGGGATATTTCCTCTCTGATGGATTTGAAGCCGGAGACGGCCACTCTTTATCGGGACGGGGTGGAAACCGTTGTCGCTATCGAACAAATAGAGGTGGGCGACGTTGTTTTGGTGAAACCCGGCGAACGCATCCCTGCTGACGGCACCGTAAAGGAAGGAACATCCGCCGTCAATCAAGCCTCCATCACAGGGGAATCCGTTCCGGTGGACAAAACGGCCGGGGACGATGTATTCGCAGGCACGCTGAACGGTCAAGGAGCGCTGTTCGTTGAAGTGACACAATCCAGCGAATCAACGTTGTTTGCCAAAATCATTCGATTGGTTCAGGAAGCGCAAAGCGAGAAGCCGGCCTCCCAAATGTTCATCGAGCGTTTTGAACGCATCTATGCGAGAACCATTATTATGATGACACTTTTGCTGATTCTTATTCCGCCGCTGCTTTTCGATTGGACGTGGAAAGATGCGCTGTATAAAGCGATGGTGTTTCTCGTTGTCGCTTCCCCGTGTGCTTTGGTGGCATCGATTATGCCGGCTATGCTGTCCGCCATTTCCAACAGCGCCAGAAAAGGGCTTCTCTTTAAAGGAGGGGCGCATCTCGAAAACCTGGCCCGGGTAAAAGTCGTAGCCTTCGACAAGACGGGGACGCTGACGAACGGCCGTCCCGAAGTAACCGATCTTATTGCCTGCGGGGGGATGACGGAAACCGAAATGCTGCAAGCTGCCGCGTCCATCGAGAGTTTGTCCGAACATCCGCTTGCCAAAGCCATCGTGCTTAAAGCAAAAGAACAAGGAATCCCGCTTGAACGGCCGACGGAATTCCAAGCTTTGACGGGTTGGGGAGTACAGGCGGAATGGAGAGGCGAGAGCTGGAAAATAGGAAAACCGACCTTGCTCGGCGGCGGGATGATGACGGGAGAACTGGAATCTGTGATCCGCCGGCTGGAGCAGCAGGGTAAAACCGTAACGGTGCTACACAACTCCCATAATGTTGTCGGCGTGATCGCGCTGCAGGACGGGATCCGGGAGCAGGCGAAGCGGGCAATCGCCGAAATAAAGAAACTCGGCGTCGAAGTCGCCATGTTAACCGGGGATCAGAAAAGAACGGCTCAAACGATTGCCCAAGAAGCCGGAATTGGATTGGTATACGCGGAATTGCTGCCTGAAGATAAGGTCAATCATATTAAGGAGCTGAAGCGAACTTACGGCCAAGTTGCGATGGTCGGTGACGGTATAAACGACACGCCCGCATTAGCCATGGCGACCGTCGGCATTGCGATGGGCGGAGCGGGAAGCGATGCCGCTCTGGAAACGGCCGATCTGGTTCTCATGAACGACGGCATCGAAAACATCGCTGCCGCCATAGCGCTCGGCAAACGTACGATAAAGATTGTCAAGCAAAATATGGTCATTGCCGTTTCGGTTATTGCATGTTTGATTGCGGCAAACTTTATAACGGGTATCGCGCTTCCTCTCGGAGTAATCGGGCATGAAGGAAGCACTATCCTTGTCATCTTGAACGGCTTGCGGCTGCTGCGCGGCTAG